A window from Vulcanimicrobium alpinum encodes these proteins:
- a CDS encoding amino acid ABC transporter substrate-binding protein: protein MKRSFFTLACAAVTAGLVAASTPLPARAEAGPSDVVVGAVLPLTGEESRVGTYFKAAYELAVKEVNDRGGLQLRQYGRKVPVKLVIYDDKTDPATSRNLYERLAVQDRVDAMLGGYSTDLVQAQTVVPQQHQIPYVGGGGAASAIYKRGFKTIFSLLASIENLAYSECDFIEEMQAQKKLPKPLKMAVVYENTSHGRDFAAGLQARAKAKPQNFQIVMNEAFDLHGKDFTPLLQKVKTANAQAFMSDAHLDDYITMQRQYAQAGLHHAYVTYGARGPEKSAREALGKNADYIVAASWWNQLIPNAAVKAFDDKWAKAYPKLNAEWYAALPYETARTLFIAMTETGSVDKAKVVETLRHIDIRDTVLPGGHIKFEADGQINAPFVVTQNLPDGRTVIVYPHAEKTGDAVLPVPNP, encoded by the coding sequence ATGAAACGTTCCTTCTTCACTTTGGCTTGTGCCGCCGTCACGGCGGGGCTCGTTGCCGCCTCGACGCCGCTGCCTGCGCGCGCCGAGGCCGGCCCGAGCGACGTGGTCGTCGGCGCGGTCCTCCCGCTGACCGGCGAAGAGAGCCGCGTCGGAACGTACTTCAAAGCCGCCTACGAACTGGCGGTGAAGGAAGTCAACGACCGCGGCGGCCTGCAATTGCGTCAATACGGCCGCAAGGTCCCGGTCAAACTCGTCATCTACGACGACAAGACCGATCCGGCGACGTCGCGCAACCTCTACGAGCGCCTCGCGGTGCAGGATCGCGTCGACGCGATGCTCGGCGGTTACTCGACCGATCTCGTACAAGCGCAGACGGTGGTGCCGCAGCAGCATCAAATCCCGTACGTCGGCGGCGGCGGCGCGGCGTCGGCGATCTACAAGCGCGGGTTCAAGACGATCTTCTCGCTGCTCGCGTCGATCGAGAACCTCGCCTATTCCGAGTGCGACTTCATCGAAGAGATGCAGGCGCAGAAGAAACTGCCCAAACCGCTCAAGATGGCGGTCGTCTACGAGAACACCTCGCACGGCCGCGACTTCGCGGCCGGCCTGCAAGCGCGCGCGAAGGCCAAGCCGCAGAATTTCCAGATCGTGATGAACGAGGCGTTCGACCTGCACGGCAAAGATTTCACGCCGCTGCTGCAAAAGGTCAAGACCGCCAACGCGCAGGCGTTCATGTCGGACGCGCATCTCGACGACTACATCACGATGCAGCGCCAGTACGCGCAGGCCGGACTGCACCACGCGTACGTGACCTACGGCGCGCGCGGGCCCGAGAAGTCGGCGCGCGAGGCGCTCGGCAAGAACGCCGACTACATCGTTGCTGCGTCGTGGTGGAACCAGCTGATCCCCAACGCCGCCGTCAAAGCGTTCGACGACAAATGGGCGAAGGCGTATCCGAAGCTCAACGCCGAGTGGTACGCGGCGCTGCCGTACGAAACCGCGCGCACGCTGTTCATCGCGATGACGGAGACGGGCTCGGTCGACAAGGCGAAGGTCGTCGAGACCCTGCGTCACATCGACATTCGCGACACGGTGCTCCCCGGCGGGCACATCAAATTCGAAGCCGACGGGCAGATCAACGCACCGTTCGTCGTCACCCAGAACCTCCCCGACGGGCGGACCGTCATCGTGTATCCGCACGCCGAGAAGACCGGCGATGCGGTGCTGCCGGTCCCGAACCCCTGA
- a CDS encoding zinc-dependent metalloprotease → MGERPLTVRVRRTIAACTLASLLCGTAPPASAQQAAFPSIAEKTAAMTRKDGFLPLYYDARGGKVYLEIAHPGSELIYQTYLPWGMGSNDVGLDRGSLGETRIVRFERRGPRVLLVQPNLAFRSSSGDPDERRAVEESFAQSVLAGFTIVAEGDGRVLIDATDFALSDAHGVLDALAAAKQGAFRLDPARSALDADELKAFPRNTRLEATLTFAGSEPGQYVRDVTPAPQALTVHERQVFVQLPDPGYVPRLFDPRAGYFHVAYTDDSAPLGAPVMQRLIVRHRLEKADPAAALSDPVRPLVYYVDRGAPEPIRSALLEGARWWSAAFTAAGFRNAFRVELLPPGADPDDVRYNVIEWVHRATRGWSFGNVVADPRTGEIIQGHVTLGSLRGRQDYLIAEGLLQPYARGDERAAEAERMVLARLRQLAAHEVGHTLGLVHNFLGSAEGRASVMDYPHPIVGLGRDGRIDLSNAYARGIGPWDDVAIAYGYTPLPAGRDEAPALDRILANARARGLVLLTDQDARPPGSVHPQAHLWDNGADATAELARMMAIRRAVLARFGEHVVRSREPLATMEEALVPMYLLHRYQLEAAAKAVGGAWYAYALRGDGQQPQRPVAAADQRRALRGVLATLSPDALAVPRTVLARLPPRPFGYDATRELFPRETGLTFDALAPAGVAAEMTFRLLFDPERATRLLEQHALDPALPGLDEVLAQIDAAVFAPASGDPYRRAIARTVQSAMIDRLSDLGTTAADAQVRAIVVQRLRAVRERLHAVRGDAETRAHARLIAADLDRFFARRWQRGERHEPATVPPGMPIGDDGPDLDR, encoded by the coding sequence ATGGGTGAACGGCCGCTGACGGTGCGCGTGCGCCGGACGATCGCGGCGTGCACGCTCGCGTCGCTCCTGTGCGGCACCGCGCCGCCCGCGAGCGCGCAGCAAGCCGCGTTCCCATCGATCGCGGAGAAGACCGCCGCGATGACGCGCAAGGACGGCTTCCTGCCGCTCTACTACGACGCGCGCGGCGGTAAAGTCTATCTCGAGATCGCGCATCCCGGCAGCGAACTGATCTACCAGACGTATCTGCCGTGGGGGATGGGGAGCAACGATGTCGGGCTTGATCGCGGCAGCCTCGGCGAGACGCGGATCGTGCGCTTCGAGCGGCGCGGGCCGCGCGTGCTGCTCGTCCAGCCCAACCTCGCGTTCCGCTCGAGCAGCGGCGATCCCGACGAACGCCGGGCGGTCGAAGAGTCGTTCGCGCAGTCGGTCCTCGCCGGCTTCACGATCGTCGCCGAGGGCGACGGACGCGTGCTGATCGACGCGACCGACTTCGCGCTCTCCGACGCGCACGGCGTCCTCGATGCGCTCGCTGCGGCGAAGCAGGGCGCGTTTCGGCTCGATCCCGCGCGCAGCGCGCTCGATGCCGACGAGCTCAAAGCGTTTCCGCGCAACACGCGGCTCGAAGCGACGCTCACCTTCGCCGGCAGCGAGCCGGGTCAGTACGTGCGCGACGTGACGCCGGCGCCGCAGGCGCTCACCGTGCACGAGCGGCAAGTCTTCGTGCAGCTTCCGGATCCCGGTTACGTGCCGCGGCTCTTCGATCCGCGGGCCGGCTACTTCCACGTCGCCTACACGGACGACTCGGCGCCGCTCGGCGCGCCGGTGATGCAGCGCCTGATCGTCCGCCACCGGCTCGAGAAAGCGGATCCGGCGGCCGCGCTGAGCGATCCGGTGCGGCCGCTCGTCTATTACGTCGACCGCGGCGCGCCCGAACCGATCCGCTCGGCCCTGCTCGAGGGCGCGCGCTGGTGGAGCGCCGCGTTCACCGCCGCCGGATTTCGCAACGCGTTCCGCGTCGAACTGCTGCCGCCCGGCGCCGATCCCGACGACGTGCGCTACAACGTGATCGAATGGGTCCACCGCGCGACGCGCGGCTGGAGTTTCGGGAACGTCGTCGCCGACCCGCGCACCGGCGAAATCATCCAAGGCCACGTGACGCTGGGCTCGCTGCGCGGCCGCCAGGATTATCTGATCGCCGAAGGGCTGCTGCAGCCGTACGCGCGCGGCGACGAACGCGCCGCCGAGGCGGAGCGAATGGTCCTCGCGCGGCTACGCCAGCTCGCCGCGCACGAAGTCGGCCACACGCTCGGGCTCGTGCACAACTTTCTCGGGAGTGCCGAAGGACGCGCGTCGGTGATGGATTATCCGCACCCGATCGTCGGCCTCGGGCGCGACGGGCGCATCGATCTCTCGAACGCGTACGCGCGCGGGATCGGGCCGTGGGACGACGTCGCGATCGCGTACGGCTACACGCCGCTCCCGGCGGGCCGCGACGAAGCGCCGGCGCTCGATCGCATCCTCGCGAACGCGCGCGCACGCGGGCTCGTTCTGCTGACTGATCAGGATGCGCGGCCGCCGGGGAGCGTGCACCCGCAGGCGCACCTGTGGGACAACGGCGCCGACGCGACGGCCGAACTTGCGCGGATGATGGCGATCCGGCGCGCCGTCCTCGCGCGCTTCGGCGAGCACGTCGTGCGCAGCCGCGAGCCGTTGGCGACGATGGAAGAGGCGCTGGTGCCGATGTATCTGCTGCATCGCTATCAGCTCGAGGCCGCGGCGAAGGCGGTCGGCGGCGCGTGGTATGCGTACGCGCTGCGCGGCGACGGACAGCAGCCGCAGCGGCCGGTCGCGGCCGCCGATCAGCGGCGCGCACTGCGCGGCGTCCTCGCGACGCTGAGTCCCGACGCGCTCGCCGTGCCGCGCACCGTGCTCGCGCGCCTTCCGCCGCGGCCGTTCGGGTACGATGCGACGCGCGAACTCTTCCCGCGCGAGACCGGGCTGACGTTCGACGCGCTCGCGCCGGCCGGCGTCGCGGCGGAGATGACGTTCCGCCTGCTCTTCGATCCCGAACGCGCGACGCGTCTGCTCGAACAGCACGCGCTCGATCCGGCGCTGCCCGGGCTCGACGAGGTGCTCGCGCAGATCGATGCGGCGGTCTTCGCTCCGGCGAGCGGCGACCCGTATCGTCGCGCGATCGCGCGCACCGTGCAGAGCGCGATGATCGATCGGCTGAGCGATCTTGGCACGACGGCGGCCGACGCCCAAGTGCGCGCGATCGTCGTGCAGCGGCTACGCGCGGTACGCGAACGGCTGCACGCTGTGCGCGGCGACGCCGAGACGCGCGCGCATGCACGCCTCATCGCCGCCGATCTCGATCGCTTCTTCGCGCGCAGGTGGCAGCGCGGCGAGCGGCACGAGCCGGCTACGGTGCCGCCCGGAATGCCGATCGGCGACGACGGACCGGACCTGGACCGGTAA
- a CDS encoding branched-chain amino acid ABC transporter permease, which translates to MVAGLYAAMSYGLALIYGVLKIINLANAGFLMLGAYVTWWLFTSFGIHPLLAPLAIVPAFFLFGWGLERTLVRRVLGAEPIISLLLLFGVWLVLQNLAYVIWTGDTRSIEMPFVEATVNVAGMPLAVPRLFVFAMGVLALVALQLFLTRTYLGRAIRATAQDRDAARLVGIDVDRVMGIAFGIGIALAGFGGSLLSLLFSFTPDFGRTLSLKSFCIVVLGGLDSIVGVAFGAIALSLAEAFGVRYMPASLQNLISFVVLVVVLIALPKGIAGTLRALRRG; encoded by the coding sequence CTGGTCGCGGGGCTCTACGCCGCCATGTCGTACGGGCTGGCGCTGATCTACGGCGTGCTCAAGATCATCAACCTCGCCAACGCGGGGTTCCTGATGCTCGGCGCCTACGTTACCTGGTGGCTCTTCACATCGTTCGGGATCCACCCGCTCCTCGCGCCGCTCGCGATCGTCCCGGCGTTCTTCCTGTTCGGCTGGGGGCTGGAGCGGACGCTGGTGCGGCGGGTCCTCGGCGCCGAGCCGATCATCTCGCTGCTGCTGCTCTTCGGCGTGTGGCTCGTGCTGCAGAACCTGGCGTACGTCATCTGGACGGGCGACACGCGCTCGATCGAGATGCCGTTCGTCGAGGCGACTGTCAACGTCGCCGGGATGCCGCTGGCGGTTCCGCGGCTGTTCGTCTTCGCGATGGGCGTGCTCGCGCTGGTCGCGCTGCAGCTGTTCCTGACGCGGACCTATCTCGGCCGCGCGATCCGCGCAACCGCGCAGGACCGCGACGCCGCGCGGCTGGTCGGGATTGACGTCGACCGCGTGATGGGGATCGCGTTCGGGATCGGGATCGCGCTGGCGGGATTCGGCGGTTCGCTGCTTTCGCTGCTCTTCTCGTTCACGCCCGATTTCGGGCGCACGCTCTCGCTCAAATCGTTCTGCATCGTCGTGCTCGGCGGCCTCGACTCGATCGTCGGCGTCGCGTTCGGCGCGATCGCGCTCTCGCTCGCCGAAGCGTTCGGCGTGCGCTACATGCCGGCGTCGCTGCAGAACCTGATCTCGTTCGTCGTCCTCGTCGTCGTGCTGATCGCCCTGCCGAAGGGGATCGCCGGGACGCTGCGGGCACTGCGCCGTGGATAG
- a CDS encoding ABC transporter ATP-binding protein, translating to MLQIDELAVAYGDVQVLWGISMRVERGEIVTLLGANGAGKTTLLRAISRTVLALSGAIVLDGEHLERARSPRVVELGVAHVPEGRKLWPEMSVEDNVLLGAYPGRARRDARASLEMVYTLFPRVAERRTQMAGTLSGGEQQMVAIARGLMSKPTILMLDEPSLGLAPLIVSEVFATIERIKATGTTVLLVEQNVRQALEIADRGYVIEAGRVMTSGTRDELLASDAIKKAYLGL from the coding sequence ATGCTGCAGATCGACGAGCTCGCGGTCGCGTACGGCGACGTGCAGGTGCTGTGGGGGATCTCGATGCGCGTCGAGCGCGGCGAGATCGTCACCCTCCTGGGTGCGAACGGCGCGGGAAAGACGACGCTGCTGCGCGCGATCTCGCGCACCGTCCTCGCGCTCTCCGGTGCGATCGTGCTCGACGGCGAGCACCTCGAGCGCGCCCGTTCGCCGCGCGTCGTCGAACTCGGCGTCGCGCACGTCCCCGAAGGCCGCAAGCTCTGGCCCGAGATGAGCGTCGAGGACAACGTTCTGCTCGGGGCCTATCCGGGGCGCGCGCGCCGCGACGCGCGCGCGTCGCTTGAGATGGTCTACACGCTCTTCCCGCGCGTCGCCGAACGCCGCACCCAAATGGCGGGGACGCTCTCCGGCGGCGAACAGCAGATGGTCGCGATCGCCCGCGGGCTGATGAGCAAGCCGACGATCCTCATGCTCGACGAACCGTCGCTGGGCCTCGCGCCGCTGATCGTCAGCGAGGTCTTCGCCACGATCGAGCGGATCAAAGCGACGGGGACGACGGTGCTGCTCGTCGAGCAGAACGTCCGCCAGGCGCTGGAGATCGCCGACCGCGGTTACGTGATCGAGGCCGGCCGCGTGATGACGAGCGGGACGCGCGACGAACTGCTCGCCAGCGACGCGATCAAGAAGGCGTATCTGGGCTTGTAG
- a CDS encoding branched-chain amino acid ABC transporter permease, which yields MDRRAVALVAVALAAAVAVPFVAGQSEYVLDVLFLIFLYGAMATAWNLLGGFAGQVSFGHAAFLGIGAYTTAILTQIGVSLWLAVPAASLLAGLYSLVIGIPAFRLRGPYFSIATIGIGEATRLVALNWTSLTGGASGLTLSAAPPLTLQYFAALALCALTVALAAWIKRSRFGFALAAVRQDPDAAETLGVATTLVKTQALFLSACIIGVAGSVYALHYLFISPDSVFGFSTSIGLVIMPIVGGLGTVTGPLIGAVVYTFIREQLAATLANADLLAFGLLLIAIVVFEPRGILGIVDRVRRAARAKAAPAVQR from the coding sequence GTGGATAGACGCGCCGTCGCGCTCGTCGCCGTCGCGCTCGCGGCGGCGGTCGCCGTCCCGTTCGTCGCGGGGCAATCGGAGTACGTCCTCGACGTGCTCTTTCTGATCTTCCTGTACGGCGCGATGGCGACGGCGTGGAACCTGCTCGGCGGATTCGCCGGCCAAGTCTCGTTCGGGCATGCGGCGTTCTTGGGAATCGGCGCGTATACGACGGCGATCCTCACGCAAATCGGTGTCTCGCTGTGGCTCGCGGTCCCCGCGGCCTCGCTGCTCGCGGGGCTCTACTCGCTGGTGATCGGGATCCCGGCGTTCCGTCTGCGCGGCCCGTATTTCTCGATCGCGACGATCGGGATCGGCGAAGCGACGCGGCTCGTCGCGCTGAACTGGACGTCGCTGACCGGCGGCGCGTCCGGGCTCACCTTGAGCGCCGCGCCGCCGCTGACGCTGCAGTATTTCGCTGCGCTCGCGCTGTGCGCGCTGACGGTCGCGCTCGCGGCGTGGATCAAACGCTCGCGGTTCGGCTTCGCGCTCGCCGCGGTGCGGCAGGATCCCGATGCTGCCGAGACGCTCGGCGTCGCGACGACGCTGGTGAAGACGCAGGCGCTGTTTCTCTCGGCGTGCATCATCGGCGTTGCGGGGAGCGTGTACGCGCTGCACTACCTCTTCATCAGTCCGGATTCGGTGTTCGGGTTCTCGACATCGATCGGGCTGGTGATCATGCCGATCGTCGGCGGTCTGGGCACCGTCACAGGACCGCTCATCGGTGCGGTGGTGTACACGTTCATCCGCGAGCAGCTCGCGGCGACGCTCGCCAACGCCGACCTGCTCGCGTTCGGCTTGCTGCTGATCGCGATCGTCGTGTTCGAACCGCGCGGGATCTTGGGGATCGTCGACCGCGTGCGCCGCGCCGCGCGCGCGAAAGCGGCGCCGGCGGTGCAGCGATGA
- a CDS encoding haloacid dehalogenase type II: MIELDAILFDTFGTLVDWRTSLIADLSRFGGERGIAVDWAAFVDAWRGAYAPSMDRVRRRDEPWKTLDALHRDSFDDLARKFGFNASLDENDRGWCVDRWHRLRPWPDTVAGLARLRVRWIVGTLSNGNVRLLADLARSAALPMDVLFSAELFRHYKRDSEVYLGAIELLATTPDRVMLCAAHNDDLAAAKSHGMRTAFVARPTEYGPNQSTDLTAGDRVDIAVRDLRELADRMDA, translated from the coding sequence ATGATCGAGCTGGACGCGATCCTTTTCGATACGTTCGGCACGCTCGTCGATTGGCGCACCAGCCTGATCGCCGATCTCTCGCGCTTCGGGGGCGAACGCGGGATCGCGGTCGACTGGGCCGCCTTCGTCGACGCGTGGCGCGGCGCGTACGCGCCCTCGATGGATCGCGTCCGGCGCAGGGACGAGCCGTGGAAAACGCTGGACGCGCTGCATCGCGACTCGTTCGACGACCTCGCCCGGAAGTTCGGCTTCAACGCCTCCCTCGACGAGAACGACCGCGGCTGGTGCGTCGACCGCTGGCATCGCCTGCGGCCGTGGCCCGATACGGTCGCGGGGCTGGCGCGGCTGCGCGTCCGCTGGATCGTCGGCACGCTCTCGAACGGCAACGTCCGTCTGCTCGCCGATCTCGCGCGCAGCGCGGCGCTGCCGATGGACGTCCTCTTCTCGGCCGAACTCTTCCGCCATTACAAACGCGACTCCGAAGTCTACTTGGGCGCGATCGAACTGCTCGCGACGACGCCCGACCGCGTGATGCTCTGCGCCGCGCACAACGACGACCTCGCGGCGGCGAAATCGCACGGGATGCGGACCGCGTTCGTCGCGCGCCCCACCGAGTACGGGCCGAATCAGTCGACCGACCTCACCGCGGGCGATCGCGTCGACATCGCGGTCCGCGACCTGCGCGAGCTCGCGGACCGCATGGACGCGTAG
- a CDS encoding ABC transporter ATP-binding protein, whose translation MSDVVLEGTALTKRFGGLVAVSEVHVAVQRGEILGLIGPNGAGKSTLFRLIAGIMKPTAGRVAFRGRDITNRPAHDVVVAGVAATHQIVRPFREMSVLENVMVGAFFGHRPRPRGVHRAREAAMEALTVCDLADRAASPARALTLGGQKWLEVARALATRPEVLLLDEVLAGLNPTETDRTLELIRAINERGTTIVIVEHNLRAVRGLCSRIVALVQGRKVVEGAPEAVLADERVVTAYLGPHHG comes from the coding sequence ATGAGCGACGTCGTGCTCGAGGGGACCGCGCTGACCAAACGCTTCGGCGGACTCGTCGCGGTCAGCGAAGTCCACGTCGCCGTGCAGCGCGGTGAGATCCTCGGGCTCATCGGTCCCAACGGCGCGGGGAAATCGACGCTCTTCCGGCTGATCGCCGGGATCATGAAGCCGACCGCCGGCCGGGTCGCGTTTCGCGGGCGCGACATCACCAACCGCCCCGCGCACGACGTCGTCGTCGCCGGCGTTGCCGCGACGCACCAGATCGTGCGCCCGTTCCGCGAGATGAGCGTGCTCGAAAACGTGATGGTCGGCGCATTCTTCGGGCACCGTCCGCGGCCGCGCGGTGTGCATCGCGCGCGCGAAGCCGCGATGGAAGCGCTCACGGTGTGCGATCTGGCCGACCGCGCCGCGTCGCCGGCGCGCGCGCTCACGCTGGGCGGCCAGAAATGGCTCGAGGTGGCGCGCGCGCTCGCGACGCGTCCCGAGGTGCTGCTGCTCGACGAGGTGCTGGCGGGATTGAATCCGACCGAGACGGACCGCACGCTCGAACTGATCCGCGCGATCAACGAACGCGGGACGACGATCGTCATCGTCGAGCACAACCTGCGCGCGGTGCGCGGGCTGTGTTCGCGCATCGTCGCGCTGGTGCAGGGACGTAAGGTCGTCGAAGGCGCGCCCGAAGCGGTGCTCGCCGACGAGCGCGTCGTCACGGCATACCTGGGCCCGCATCATGGGTGA
- a CDS encoding dienelactone hydrolase family protein, whose product MKIDPTDPLPPTKPEVSRRGFVALGAGAAAGIANAAAAGAQTDGFGKPHPPIVAEDDPAIAVSRPTLQPKAGTPIGSYAAMPRSITRLTPGVVVIQAASGVDPQLRDVVRRLAKAGFIAIAPSLFDRVKPPDPSGIDFSVAAPIMAQMSAQGFVPTDVIAAHDWLQTQAKDASLGIIGFCMGGGIVLQSIIDSHAFSAASMFYGNVRPGTDPKAPTTASAFDFTSRITTPLLGSFGARDTSIKPADVTAMFARLTAPHAVKIYDEAGHAFFDDTRDRYIPSAAADAWARTLDWFRKYLT is encoded by the coding sequence GTGAAGATCGATCCGACCGACCCGCTTCCTCCGACCAAGCCCGAGGTCTCACGGCGCGGTTTCGTCGCGCTCGGCGCCGGCGCGGCGGCGGGGATCGCGAATGCCGCCGCCGCCGGAGCGCAAACGGACGGCTTCGGCAAACCGCATCCGCCGATCGTCGCCGAGGACGATCCGGCGATCGCCGTGTCGCGGCCGACCCTGCAGCCGAAGGCCGGAACGCCGATCGGATCGTACGCGGCGATGCCGCGCAGCATCACGCGGCTGACCCCGGGCGTCGTCGTCATCCAGGCGGCGTCCGGCGTCGATCCGCAGCTTCGCGACGTCGTCCGCCGGCTCGCGAAAGCCGGCTTCATCGCGATCGCGCCGTCGCTGTTCGACCGCGTGAAGCCCCCGGACCCGAGCGGCATCGACTTCAGCGTCGCCGCGCCGATCATGGCGCAGATGAGCGCACAGGGCTTCGTCCCCACCGACGTCATCGCGGCACACGATTGGCTGCAGACGCAAGCCAAGGACGCGTCGCTCGGGATCATCGGCTTCTGCATGGGGGGCGGGATCGTCTTGCAGTCGATCATTGACTCGCACGCCTTCTCCGCCGCATCGATGTTCTACGGCAACGTCCGCCCCGGCACCGATCCGAAAGCGCCGACCACGGCGTCGGCGTTCGACTTCACGAGCCGCATCACGACGCCGCTGCTCGGAAGCTTCGGCGCGCGCGACACCTCGATCAAGCCGGCCGACGTCACCGCAATGTTCGCGCGGCTCACCGCACCGCACGCGGTGAAGATCTACGACGAAGCGGGCCACGCGTTCTTCGATGACACGCGCGACCGCTACATCCCCAGCGCGGCCGCCGACGCCTGGGCGCGCACGCTCGACTGGTTCCGCAAGTATCTCACCTGA
- a CDS encoding class I adenylate-forming enzyme family protein, giving the protein MVRSILDALDRHAAERPGARALDDFTYADLRAASLQVAARLRAAGVAAGDRVAIYAENRPGFALAYLGGLRAGAIVVPVNVLYRTSDLEHVLDDAAAAAVCVSEASAPFAARAGRTLIDLHEIERIARDANAPELADPPEPAADAVAILIYTSGTTGRSKGAMLTHGNLAAIGEQVVEAWRWTAADTLLLTLPLFHVHGLGAGLNGTLVAGGRAILRERFDAPTVLAILAGGEVSMFFGVPTMYVRLLASAAPAARFDAMRLFVSGSAALPAPVFEEFERRFGIAILERYGSTEFGFALSNRYDGPRYAGTVGFPLPHVDVRLADPQGNDVAAGEAGEILVHGPNVCAGYWNNPEASAAAFVRDAQDRRWYKSGDLATYDPQRGYTINGRLKELVISGGFNVYPIEVETELLRLPGVLAAAVVGAPDPARGEIPVAFLEVDGAFDADASLATLRERLASFKVPKALYPVEALPRNAMGKVEKPKLRTLLER; this is encoded by the coding sequence ATGGTTCGCTCGATCCTCGATGCGCTGGATCGCCACGCGGCGGAGCGCCCCGGTGCGCGCGCCCTCGACGACTTCACCTATGCCGACCTGCGCGCGGCGTCGCTGCAGGTCGCGGCCCGCTTGCGCGCCGCCGGCGTCGCGGCAGGCGACCGCGTCGCGATCTACGCCGAGAACCGGCCGGGGTTCGCGCTGGCATATCTGGGCGGACTGCGCGCGGGCGCGATCGTGGTGCCGGTCAACGTCCTCTACCGGACCTCCGATCTCGAGCACGTCCTCGACGACGCCGCCGCCGCCGCCGTGTGCGTCTCCGAGGCGAGCGCGCCGTTCGCCGCGCGCGCGGGCCGCACGCTGATCGACCTGCACGAGATCGAGCGCATCGCGCGCGACGCGAACGCTCCCGAACTCGCCGACCCGCCGGAGCCCGCTGCCGACGCGGTTGCGATCCTCATCTACACGAGCGGGACGACCGGACGCTCGAAAGGCGCGATGCTCACGCACGGCAACCTCGCCGCGATCGGCGAGCAGGTCGTCGAGGCCTGGCGCTGGACCGCCGCCGACACGCTGCTGCTCACCCTTCCGCTCTTTCACGTGCACGGGTTGGGCGCGGGGCTCAACGGGACGCTCGTCGCCGGCGGCCGCGCGATCCTGCGCGAGCGGTTCGACGCGCCGACGGTCCTCGCGATCCTCGCCGGCGGCGAGGTCTCGATGTTCTTCGGCGTCCCCACGATGTACGTGCGCCTGCTCGCATCCGCGGCGCCCGCTGCGCGGTTCGACGCGATGCGGCTGTTCGTCTCGGGTTCGGCCGCGCTTCCGGCGCCGGTGTTCGAGGAGTTCGAGCGCCGCTTCGGGATCGCGATCCTCGAGCGGTACGGCTCGACCGAGTTCGGCTTCGCGTTGAGCAACCGCTATGACGGTCCGCGCTATGCAGGGACGGTCGGGTTTCCGCTCCCGCACGTCGACGTGCGGCTCGCCGATCCGCAGGGGAACGACGTCGCGGCGGGCGAGGCCGGCGAGATCCTCGTGCACGGTCCCAACGTCTGCGCGGGGTACTGGAACAACCCCGAGGCGAGCGCGGCGGCGTTCGTTCGCGACGCGCAGGACCGCCGCTGGTACAAGAGCGGCGATCTCGCGACGTATGATCCCCAGCGCGGCTACACGATCAACGGCCGGCTCAAGGAACTGGTGATCAGCGGCGGCTTCAACGTCTATCCGATCGAGGTCGAAACCGAACTGCTCCGGCTCCCCGGCGTGCTCGCGGCGGCGGTCGTCGGCGCGCCCGATCCGGCGCGCGGCGAGATCCCCGTCGCGTTTCTCGAAGTCGACGGCGCGTTCGACGCCGACGCGTCGCTGGCGACACTGCGCGAACGCCTCGCCAGCTTCAAGGTTCCCAAGGCGCTCTATCCGGTCGAGGCGCTCCCGCGCAACGCGATGGGGAAAGTGGAAAAACCGAAACTGCGGACCCTTCTCGAACGCTGA